The genomic window CATCGACGCCGGCGTCAGGGACGTCCTGGAGACGGCGCTGCGCGACCTGGAGGCCCAGGGCGCCGAGCTGGTGGAGGTCTCCCTGCCCCACACCCCCTTCGCCATCGACACCTACTACCTCATCAACACCTCCGAGGTCTCCAGCAACCTCTCCCGCTTCGACGGCGTGCGGTACGGCGCCAGGGCGGCTTCGGACACCCTGGACGGCATGATCGCCGGCACCCGGGACGCGGGCTTCGGCATGGAGGCCAAGCGCCGGATCCTGCTGGGGGCGTTCTGCCTGTCCAAGGGCTACTACGAGGCCTTCTACCTGAAGGCCCAGAAGGCCCGGACCCTCATCACGCGGGACTTCGCGGCCGCCTTCGGGAAGGTGGACGTCCTGGCCACCCCCGTGAGCCCGACCACCGCCTTCCCCCTGGGGGAAAGGACCGGCGATCCCCTGGCGATGTACCTGTCGGACGTCTTCACCGTCACCCCCGCGCTGGCGGCCCTGCCCGCTCTTTCCATGCCCGCGGGTTTCGCCTCGGGCCTGCCCGTGGGACTGCAGCTCATCGGCCCCTCCCTATCGGATGTCCCCCTGCTGGAGCTGGCCCACGCCTACCAGCGGATCACGAAGCACCACACCGAGGCGCCCCGCCTCGACAGCTAGGAGCACGAACATGGCTTTCGACGTCGTCATGCCCCAGATGGGGGAATCCATCGCCGAGGCAACGATCCTGAAGTGGCACCGGCAGCCGGGTGAGGCCATCGGCAAGGACGAGACCCTCTACGAGATCTCGACGGACAAGGTGGACGCCGAGATCCCCGCCCCCATCGCCGGCACCCTGCTGGAGATCCTCGTGGACGTGAACGTCACCGTCCCCGTGGGCACCGTGGTGGCGCGCATCGGGGCCGCCGGGGAGAAGCCCGCCGCCGGCGGGTCCGAGCCCAAGGCCGCTCCGGCAGCGGCGCCCCAGGCCGCCGCTGCGCAAGCCGCCCCGGCCCCCGCCGCCCCCGCGGCCCCGGCCGAAGACACCCTCGAGGGCCGCCTGCGGACCCGGTCCAGCCCACTGGTGCGCCGCATGGCGCAGGACCACGGCGTGGACCTGACCGCCGTGCCGGGGTCGGGCATGATGGGCCGGGTCACCAAGCAGGACATGGAGGCCTTCCTGACCGCCAAGCCCGCCGCCCCCGTGGCCGCCGCACCCAAGGCCGCCCCCGCCCCGGCCGCGCCCTCCGTCCCCGCCTTCGCCCCCGGCGAGCGGGTCCGGGTCGAGCCCATGACCCGCATGCGCAAGATCATAAGCGACAACATGGTCCTCTCGAAGCACACCAGCGCCCACGTGTACACCGTGTTCGAGATCGACATGTCCAACGTGTCCAGACTGCGCGCCAGGCACAAGCAGGCCTTCGAGGCCGCCTACGGCACGAAGCTGAGCTACATGCCCTTCGCCATGATGGCCGCCGCCAAGGCCCTCCGGGCCTATCCGGTGGTCAACGCCAGCGTCGACGGGGATTCCATCGTCTACAAGCAGGACGTGCACCTGGGCATCGCCGTGGCCCTGGACTGGGGCCTCATCGTCCCCGTTGTGAAGAACGCCGACCAGCTGAACCTGGGCGGCCTGGCCCTGGCCCTCAACGACCTGGCCGGCCGCGCCCGCTCCAAGCAGCTCAAGCCCGACGAGATCTCCGGTGGGACCTTCACCATCACCAACCCCGGCGTCTTCGGCGACACCTTCGGCCTGCCCGTGATCAACCAGCCCCAGGTGGCCATCATGGGCATGGGCGCCGTGAAGAAGCGCCCCGTGGTCGTGACCGACGACCTGGGCCAGGACGTCCTGGCCATCCGCGAAGTGATGTTCAGCGCCCTCAGCTTCGACCACCGCATCATCGACGGCTCCACCGCCGACCTGTTCATGGCCGCGGTCAAGAAGGAACTGGAGACCTCGGACTTCGGCCTGGCCTAGAAGCTTCTGCCCACAAGGAAAGCGCCCACCGCGAGGTGGGCGCTTCCGATGTTCAGGGGTTTCGCACTACTTCTTGGCGGGAACCCACTTCTTGCCTTCGTCGGTCAGGTTGGTCTTGGTGCAGGGCATGGCGGTGTGGCAGGTCTTGCAGGTGACCTTGGGATCCTTGGCCTTGGCTTCCTTCTGGATGGTCACGCTGGCGAACGAGAACGACGCGGCGCAGAGGGCGACGGCGATGGCGAGGATGGAACGCTTCATTGGAACCTCCAAAAGGTAGGCCAAGTTTAACGAGGGAACCCGGGCCGATCAAGAGAACAAGACCTCCAGGTCGCAAATATTAACGACCTATACGTTCCGGGTGCCGGTCGTCCGGAAGATCTACCACCCCAACAGATAGGCGAACATCAAGGGCGCCACGATGGTCGCGTCGCTCTCCACGATGAACTTGGGGGTGTCCGCCCCCAGCTTGCCCCAGGTGATCTTCTCGTTGGGCACGGCGCCCGAGTAGGAGCCGTAGCTGGTGGTGGAGTCGCTGATCTGGCAGAAGTAGCCCCAGAGCGGCGCCTCCAGCTCCAGGTCCTGGTGGAGCATGGGCACCACGCAGATGGGGAAGTCCCCCGCGATGCCGCCGCCGATCTGGAACATGCCCAGGGTGCAGTCCTTCGTGACGTCCTGGTAGAAGCGGGCCAGCCAGGTCATGTACTCGATGCCGGTGCGGACCGTGTGGACGTTCTTCACGTCCCCGCGGATCACGGCGGCGGCGTACATGTTGCCCAGGGTGCTGTCCTCCCAGCCGGGAACGACGATCGGGAGGTTCTTCTCGCAGGCGGCGATCATCCAGCTGTTCTTCACGTCGATCTGGTAGTGCTCCTCGAGGGCGCCGCTGCGCAGGAGGCGGTAGAGGAACTCGTGCGGGAAATGGCGTTCCCCGGCCGCGTCGGCCCCCGTCCACTCCTTGAGGATGGCCTTCTCGATGCGGCGCATGGCCTCCATCTCGGGGATGCAGGTGTCCGTGACCCGGTTCATGTGGCGGTCCAGGAGGGCCTTCTCGTCCGCGGGGGTGAGGTCCCGGTAGTGGGGCACGCGCTCGTAGTAGTCGTGGGCCACCAGGTTGAAGACGTCCTCCTCCAGGTTGGCGCCGGTGCAGGTGATGAGGTGCACCTTGTCCTGGCGGATCATCTCGGCGAGGCTCAGACCCAGCTCGGCCGTGCTCATGGCCCCCGCCAGGCTCACCATCATCTTTCCGCCTTCCAGGAGGTGGGTGCGGTACCCTTCGGCCGCGTCGACCATGGCCGCCGCGTTGAAGTGGCGGAAATGGTGCTTGATGAACGAACCCACGGGACCGGGGGTGAACGTGGCGGTGCTCGGCATGGTCGACTCCATTCAAAGGCATACAGATCCCAGGGTTCCCTGGGGGCCGATGCGAAGCATACCACGGCCTAGCGGCCTCCCCGCTTCCCGGCCCGGAAGAGCGCCAGGACCGCCACGTCCCGGGCCCCTGCGGCCCCCAGGGCCTGGGCGCACCTGAGCAGGGTCGTTCCGGTGGTCCAGACGTCGTCCACCAGGAGCACGGCCTCCCCCTCCACCGACGCTCCGGGCTCCAGGGTCACGTGGGGACCCATGCGCCGCCGCCGGCCCTGGGGCAGGCCGGCCTGGGCGCGGGTGTAGAGCGGCTTGCGGAGCACCTGGCGGCAGGGGGTGCCCAGGCGTCCGGCGAACATCCACGCGGCGCGCTCGGCCAGGTCGAAGCCCCGGTACCAGCGCCGCAACCGGGCGGTGGGCGCATTGCACACCAGGCTGAACCCCGCGGTCCAGCCCGGCAGGGGCACCCGCCCCGCCCGCCCGAGAAGCGCGTCCATCCACCCCAGTTCCCCCCGCTTGATGGCGGGCACCAGGAGGGCCCCCAGCCCGCCGTGATAGTCCCAGAGGGCCTCCCCCCAGGTCCAGGCCACGGGATCCGGGCAGCCCTCGCCCCAGCCGTGCCCCAGGGCGCAAAGGGGGCAGCGTTCCTCCGGAAGGCGGGTGAGCAGGCTCCAGCACCGGCCGCACAGGCCCGCCTGGGCGCGGTCGTCCATGGCCCCCAGGCAGCCCCGGCAGCGGATGACCTCATGAAGGGCGTGCATCGGATCCCCTCCCCAGCACGCTGTGGTGGCGGCCGTACAGGAAATAGACCAGGATCCCCAGGGCCAGCCAGCCCCCGAGCCGCCACCAGTTGGCCGCCGGCAGGGAGAACATCAGGAGGAGGCAGGAGAGGATGCCCAGGACGGGCACCACCGGCACCCACGGGCACCGGAAGGGGCGCTCGGCCCCGGGGTGGGACCTGCGCATGATGAGGACCGCGGCGCAGACGATCACGAAGGCCAGGAGCGTCCCGATGTTGGTGAGGTGGAGCAGCACGTCGATGGGCAGCAGCCCGGCCAGGGTGGCCACGCAGGCGCCGGTGAGGACGGTGGACTTCCAGGGGGTGCGGTAGCGCGGATGCACGACCCCGAACACCTTTCGGGGCAGGAGCCCGTCCCGGGCCATGGCCAGGAAGACCCGGGGGCCGCTGAGCATCATCACCAGGAGCACCGACGTGATGCCGGCCACCCCCGCCACGGCGATGAGCCCCTCGGCCCAGCCCAGGCCCCTCGCCTTGAAGGCCAGGGACACGGGCGCGCTGATGTCCAGCTGGTCGAACCGCACCATGCCGGTGAGCACCGCCACCAGGGCGATGTACAGGAGGGTGCAAACGGCCAGCGAGGCCACGATGCCCACCGGGATGTCCCGCCGGGGATTCCTGGCCTCCTCCGTGTGGGTGGACACCGCATCGAACCCGATGTAGGCGAAGAAGATGATGGCCGCGCCGGCCAGCATCCCCACGGGCTTGCCGCCCGGGTCCACCTGCCCGGCCACGGTGTGGCCGAAAAAGCACAGGCCCGTCCAGCCGTAGGGGGCGAAGGGCCGCCAGTTGGCGGAGCTCACGAAGAAGAGCCCCACGGCGATGACGAAGACCACCGCGGCCACCTTCACGGCCACCATGGCGGTGTTCAGCCTTGACGTCTCCTGGATGCCCTTCACCAGGATGAGGGTGACCGCGGCCACCACGAGGACCGCGGGCAGGTTCAGGAGGGCCCCCGTGCCCACCAGGGCCCCCGAGGCCGCGTCGTAGCGCCACGGCGATTCCACCAGGGCCGGCGGCAGGCCCAGCCCGGCCTTGGCGAGGAGACCCTGGGCGTAGGCGGACCAGCCGGTGGCCACCGCGGCGCTGGACACCCCGTATTCGAGGATCAGGTCCCAGCCGATGATCCATGCGAAGAGCTCGCCCAGGGTGGCGTAGGCGTAGGTGTAGGCCGAGCCCGCCACCGGCACCATCGCGGCGAATTCCGCGTAGCAGAGCGCCGCGAACACGCAGGTCAACGCCGCCACGGCGTAGGAGAGCATCAGCGCCGGGCCCGCGACGTTGCGCGCCGCGGCCCCGGTGGCCACGAAGATGCCCGCCCCGATGACGGCCCCGATGCCCAGGGCCGTGAGGTGGACCGGGCCCAGGACCCGCCTGAGCCGGTCCTCCCCCTTGGCCTCCTCCAGGAGGGCCGCAAGGGGTTTGCGGGAGAACAGCCGGGAACGGCGGGGAACCGCCGGAACAGTAGGATCCATGCACCACCTCCAAAGGGGAAACGCACCCTGGAGGCAGAGCGATCCCCTGCCCTGCGGACTGGATACTCCAGATTCATGATGCGATGGAGTATTCAAGCAGCGGCGTTCGGGGCTCCACGCTCGGAGGGCCAGGCGGTGGTTCAATCCGAAGGGAGAGCGTCGCCTGGCGTTTTTGATGCCAGTCGTCGGTGAAAATTCTTCCTTAAATTCTCAATGGCGGCATGCCGCATTCATTGGCGGACGTCAGACGTGGGTCGTGTCCCCGTCGCCCGCCAGGTAGTGCTTCATGACGCTGTGCTTCCGGCCGTAGGCGAAGTAGATCACCATCCCGAAGGCCAGCCAGGTGAACATCCGCCACCAGTTGGCCACGGGCAGGGAGAACATCAGCATGAGGCAGGAGGCGATGCCCAGGATGGGGACCACGGGCACCCAGGGGCACCGGAAGGGCCGCTCCGTCTCGGGGTACTTCCTGCGCATGATCAGCACGGCCCCGCACACGATCACGAAGGCGAACAGGGTGCCGATGTTGGTCAGCTGGAGCAGGACCCCGATGGGCAGCAGGCCGGCCATGATGGCCACGAAAGCCCCGATGAGAATGGTCGACTTCCAGGGCGTCCGGTATTTCGGGTGCACGTCCCCGAACACGCCCTTGGGCAGGAGGCCGTCCCGGGCCATGGACAGGAAGACCCGCGGGCCGCTGAGCATCATCACCAGCAGCACGGAGGTGATGCCCGCCACGCCGGCGGTGGCGATGATCCCTTCGGCCCAGCCCAGGCCCCGCTGCTTGAAGGCCATGGAAACCGGGGCGTTCACGTCGAGCTGGTCGAACCGGACCATGCCCGTGAGCACCGCCACCACGCCGATGTAGAGGAAGGTGCAGACCACCAGGGAGGCCATGATGCCGATGGGCACGTCCCGCTGGGGGTTCTTGGCCTCCTCGGTGTGGGTGGATACGGAATCGAAGCCGATGTAGGCGAAGAAGATGATGGCGGCGCCGGCGAGCATGCCCAGGGGCTTGCCGCTGGGGTCGGCGTGCCCGGCCACGGCGTGGCCGAAAAAGCTGATGCCGGTCCACCCGAAGGGGGCGAAGGGGTGCCAGTTGCTCTTGAGCACGAAGAAGGAGCCGACGCCGATGACGAAGAGGACGGCGGTGATCTTGATGGCCACCATGGTGGCGTTGAACGAGGCGCTCTCCTGGATCCCCTTGACCAGCACCGCCGTGATCACGAGGATGATGAGGACCGCCGGGAGGTTGAGGAGGGAGCCGGTGCGCACCATCAGGCCCGTGGTCACGTCGTACTTCCAGGGGGACTCCGTGAGCAGGTGGGGGATGTGGATGCCCAGCTTGGAGATGGAGTCCTGGAAGTAGCCCGACCACCCCGTGGCCACCGTGGCCGAGGACACGCAGTACTCCAGGATGAGGTCCCAGCCGATGATCCAGGCGAACAGCTCGCCCATGGTCGCGTAGGCGTAGGTGTAGGCCGAGCCTGCCACCGGCACCATGGCCGCGAACTCCGCGTAGCAGAGGGCCGCGAAGATGCAGGTGATCCCCGCGATGACGTAGGAGAGCATCAGGGCCGGACCGGCCACGTTGTGGGCGGCCTCCCCCGTGACCACGAAGATCCCCGCGCCGATGATCGCCCCGATCCCCAGCGCGGAGAGCTGGACGGGCCCGAGGACGCGCCGCAGGCGGTTCTCCCCTTTCATCTCCTCCAGCAGAAGCGCCAAGGGTTTGCGCGCGAAGTACTGGGACTTGGGTCGATCCGCCATGATTCTGGTCTCCGGTGGTGGTCTTGCCCGCGCCGTTGGCGCCGATCAGGGCCACGATCTCCCCGGGTTCGACGGTGAGCGAAATGCCCAGCAGGGCGTGGATGGTGCCGTCCCCGGTGATGCTGCCGATGCCCCCCAGGATGACCATCGTGAGCACCCCCACCGACTGCAGGAAGGTGAAGGACTCCGGGCTCACGAAGGTGCGGCTGGCGGCGAAGAGCACCCCCATGGCCCCGGCGAAGGACGCGCCCACGGCGAAGGCGCCGAGCTTGAGCCGGTTGACGTTGATGCCCATGGCGCCCGCGGAGAGCTCGTCCTCGCGGATGGCCGTCCAGGCCCGGCCCACGTTGGAGTCGTCCAGGCGGTACGTGATCACGATGACCACCACCACCACCAGCAGCGCGATGAGGTAGAACAGGATGTTGTAGGCCTGGTTGGGGGTGACGTGGTGGCCCACCACCGGGCGCAGGGCGCCGTCCAGCGCCCGCAGCAGGCCCGGGGGCAGGGTCGGCCTCTGGATGGGGGTGATGCCCTGGGGCCCGTTGGTGAGGTTCCAGGGCTTGTCCAGGTTGTTGGCCAGCTGGCGCACGATCTCCCCGAAGGCCAGGGTGATCACCGCGAGGTAGTCGCCCCGCACCCGCAGCACCGGCAGGCCCAGGAGGAGGCCCAGGATGGCGGCCACGATCACGCCCAGGAAGACGAAGAGGTAGAAGTAGTCGGGGGCCAGGAAGAAGGGCGTCCCCAGCACCTGGGTGGTGACCGTGGCGTGGAGCAGGTAGGGCTGCTGGCTGCCGAAGAAGGCCCACAGGTAGGCGCCCACCGCGTAGAAGGCCATGTAGCCGAAATTGAGCAGGCCCGAAAACCCCACCACGATGTTCAGGCCCAGCGCCAGGGCCGAGAACACGGCGATCTGGAAGATCACCTCCAGGTAGAAGACGTTCCGGGCGCCCAGGATGGGCACCAGCACCACCGCGAACAGCACCGCCAGGGCGAGCCGCACGGCCCGGTTCATGCGCAGCCAGTAGATGGAGCTGCCGGCGAAGACGAACACCAGGAAGCCCGGGATCGAGCGCGGGCTGCCGTACACCAGGGCGAACCCCAGGGCGATCAGGCCGCAGCACGCCGCGTAGGGCGTCCGCCCCCGGTCGAGGAAGGCCCTGAAGGTCGCGAGGAGCGCGTGCATGGTGGCCTCCTACGCCTTCTGGGCGACCTGCTCGCCGAGCAGGCCGTTGGGACGGAATACGATCACGAGGATCAGGATGACGAAGGCCAGCATGTCCTTGTACTCCGCCCCGAAGGTCCCCATCGTGTAGGTGCCCAGGTAGGCCCCGGCGAAGCTTTCGATCATGCCCAGGAACATGCCGCCCAGGAGGGCCCCGGTCAGGTTGCC from Geothrix sp. 21YS21S-2 includes these protein-coding regions:
- a CDS encoding dihydrolipoamide acetyltransferase family protein; the encoded protein is MAFDVVMPQMGESIAEATILKWHRQPGEAIGKDETLYEISTDKVDAEIPAPIAGTLLEILVDVNVTVPVGTVVARIGAAGEKPAAGGSEPKAAPAAAPQAAAAQAAPAPAAPAAPAEDTLEGRLRTRSSPLVRRMAQDHGVDLTAVPGSGMMGRVTKQDMEAFLTAKPAAPVAAAPKAAPAPAAPSVPAFAPGERVRVEPMTRMRKIISDNMVLSKHTSAHVYTVFEIDMSNVSRLRARHKQAFEAAYGTKLSYMPFAMMAAAKALRAYPVVNASVDGDSIVYKQDVHLGIAVALDWGLIVPVVKNADQLNLGGLALALNDLAGRARSKQLKPDEISGGTFTITNPGVFGDTFGLPVINQPQVAIMGMGAVKKRPVVVTDDLGQDVLAIREVMFSALSFDHRIIDGSTADLFMAAVKKELETSDFGLA
- a CDS encoding amino acid permease; protein product: MDPTVPAVPRRSRLFSRKPLAALLEEAKGEDRLRRVLGPVHLTALGIGAVIGAGIFVATGAAARNVAGPALMLSYAVAALTCVFAALCYAEFAAMVPVAGSAYTYAYATLGELFAWIIGWDLILEYGVSSAAVATGWSAYAQGLLAKAGLGLPPALVESPWRYDAASGALVGTGALLNLPAVLVVAAVTLILVKGIQETSRLNTAMVAVKVAAVVFVIAVGLFFVSSANWRPFAPYGWTGLCFFGHTVAGQVDPGGKPVGMLAGAAIIFFAYIGFDAVSTHTEEARNPRRDIPVGIVASLAVCTLLYIALVAVLTGMVRFDQLDISAPVSLAFKARGLGWAEGLIAVAGVAGITSVLLVMMLSGPRVFLAMARDGLLPRKVFGVVHPRYRTPWKSTVLTGACVATLAGLLPIDVLLHLTNIGTLLAFVIVCAAVLIMRRSHPGAERPFRCPWVPVVPVLGILSCLLLMFSLPAANWWRLGGWLALGILVYFLYGRHHSVLGRGSDARPS
- a CDS encoding ComF family protein, which produces MHALHEVIRCRGCLGAMDDRAQAGLCGRCWSLLTRLPEERCPLCALGHGWGEGCPDPVAWTWGEALWDYHGGLGALLVPAIKRGELGWMDALLGRAGRVPLPGWTAGFSLVCNAPTARLRRWYRGFDLAERAAWMFAGRLGTPCRQVLRKPLYTRAQAGLPQGRRRRMGPHVTLEPGASVEGEAVLLVDDVWTTGTTLLRCAQALGAAGARDVAVLALFRAGKRGGR
- a CDS encoding amino acid permease, whose protein sequence is MADRPKSQYFARKPLALLLEEMKGENRLRRVLGPVQLSALGIGAIIGAGIFVVTGEAAHNVAGPALMLSYVIAGITCIFAALCYAEFAAMVPVAGSAYTYAYATMGELFAWIIGWDLILEYCVSSATVATGWSGYFQDSISKLGIHIPHLLTESPWKYDVTTGLMVRTGSLLNLPAVLIILVITAVLVKGIQESASFNATMVAIKITAVLFVIGVGSFFVLKSNWHPFAPFGWTGISFFGHAVAGHADPSGKPLGMLAGAAIIFFAYIGFDSVSTHTEEAKNPQRDVPIGIMASLVVCTFLYIGVVAVLTGMVRFDQLDVNAPVSMAFKQRGLGWAEGIIATAGVAGITSVLLVMMLSGPRVFLSMARDGLLPKGVFGDVHPKYRTPWKSTILIGAFVAIMAGLLPIGVLLQLTNIGTLFAFVIVCGAVLIMRRKYPETERPFRCPWVPVVPILGIASCLMLMFSLPVANWWRMFTWLAFGMVIYFAYGRKHSVMKHYLAGDGDTTHV
- a CDS encoding deoxyhypusine synthase family protein, with product MPSTATFTPGPVGSFIKHHFRHFNAAAMVDAAEGYRTHLLEGGKMMVSLAGAMSTAELGLSLAEMIRQDKVHLITCTGANLEEDVFNLVAHDYYERVPHYRDLTPADEKALLDRHMNRVTDTCIPEMEAMRRIEKAILKEWTGADAAGERHFPHEFLYRLLRSGALEEHYQIDVKNSWMIAACEKNLPIVVPGWEDSTLGNMYAAAVIRGDVKNVHTVRTGIEYMTWLARFYQDVTKDCTLGMFQIGGGIAGDFPICVVPMLHQDLELEAPLWGYFCQISDSTTSYGSYSGAVPNEKITWGKLGADTPKFIVESDATIVAPLMFAYLLGW